Proteins from one Portunus trituberculatus isolate SZX2019 unplaced genomic scaffold, ASM1759143v1 PGA_scaffold_65__2_contigs__length_43488, whole genome shotgun sequence genomic window:
- the LOC123501002 gene encoding uncharacterized protein LOC123501002 produces MEYAPLTWSSCPPSYLGLLDKVQDRARRLISTKVLPDEQPLQHRRDVAGLCATYKIHKEGAPHLSALRQPWAAPHPHNTREACTENHLTVPFARTETFLRSFVPRYTRLWNNLVSDTDIHKAPTLQKFKCEANKWLKV; encoded by the coding sequence ATGGAGTATGCTCCTCTGACTTGGTCGTCTTGTCCCCCTTCCTACCTTGGCCTCCTTGACAAGGTCCAAGACCGTGCCCGGCGGCTCATCTCTACTAAGGTTCTCCCAGACGAGCAACCTCTACAGCACAGGAGAGATGTGGCGGGTCTGTGTGCCACCTACAAGATCCACAAGGAGGGCGCCCCACACCTCTCTGCTCTCCGGCAGCCGTGGGCCGCGCCTCACCCCCACAACACGAGGGAGGCTTGCACGGAGAATCACCTCACTGTTCCATTCGCCAGGACGGAGACCTTCCTCCGTTCTTTTGTGCCAAGATACACTAGGCTTTGGAACAACTTAGTGAGTGATACAGATATACACAAGGCTCCTACTCTTCAGAAATTTAAGTGTGAGGCTAATAAATGGCTAAAAGTGTAA